A genomic segment from Maniola hyperantus chromosome 4, iAphHyp1.2, whole genome shotgun sequence encodes:
- the Jhbp16 gene encoding uncharacterized protein Jhbp16 — protein sequence MRFIGHLISECAIVLCFLQLTSSEREAVEIQKLFSKCKMKSPDFDTCMKRVFNKLRPFFKKGIPEMGVAPFDPHFAKEVKQVRAILGMGYTLTLKDVFERGWSQSTVTKFKTDWENQRIIYSQYFPEKWLEGNYEFKGDLLGLETLRSGRWNLTLRDYSQTTRIKRNGSGVDVHVEVDHIGDMDIHVGNLLRGRSIMEQVLDRIINATWKPGFAVIRPLINDLVSTAFTDIWSKSFKDFPVKSFITE from the exons ATGCGTTTCATTGGGCACCTAATTAGTGAATGTGCAATAGTGCTGTGCTTTTTACAATTAACAAGCTCCGAGAGAGAAGCGGTTGAAATTC AAAAGCTGTTTTCCAAGTGCAAAATGAAATCGCCCGACTTCGATACTTGCATGAAACGAGTGTTTAACAAACTTCGGCCATTTTTCAAAAAAG GGATTCCAGAAATGGGCGTAGCACCCTTCGATCCGCATTTCGCTAAGGAAGTGAAGCAGGTGCGGGCCATCCTCGGCATGGGCTACACGCTCACGTTGAAAGATGTGTTCGAGCGCGGCTGGTCGCAGTCTACTGTCACCAAGTTTAA aaCCGATTGGGAAAATCAACGCATTATATATTCGCAGTATTTTCCAGAAAAATGGCTTGAAGGAAATTATGAATTTAAG GGTGATCTTTTAGGTCTTGAAACACTTCGCTCTGGGCGGTGGAACCTGACGCTACGAGACTACTCGCAGACGACGCGGATCAAACGCAACGGCAGCGGCGTTGACGTCCACGTAGAAGTCGACCACATCGGCGACATGGATATCCATGTCGGGAATCTTCTCCGAGGTAGAAGCATTATGG AACAAGTGCTGGATCGCATAATAAACGCAACGTGGAAGCCAGGCTTCGCGGTCATAAGGCCGCTGATCAACGACCTAGTCAGCACGGCCTTCACAGATATTTGGAGCAAGTCCTTCAAAGATTTCCCAGTTAAGTCATTCATCACAGAATAG